The following is a genomic window from Candidatus Methylarchaceae archaeon HK02M2.
CCAGTTAATAAATCAGGAGAGCTAACACTTCTCAAGAGAGGAGAAGATTATGTAATAAATGTGACAGATGGAACTGTGCAAGCAAATGTATATTTCATAGAAGATGGTGAAATCTCTAACCCGTTAGAAATAGAAGAAGGTGCTTTAATCAAGGTGCTTTATTCAACAAGGTCTGGATCATATGAGTGGGTAAATATAGGTAGAGATGCAGAACCAATAGACGACCTTAGTGCAACTCTAATAAAGGATGCCTTCGACTCATTAATGGGAATATCTGTAAAATATTCTGCCTTAGATATGAATAATCCTGATAAACCATCTTTATTGAGAAAGTTCGGGTTAGGTGATGAACCAGTAGACTACTATTACTATTATAATGCTTCTCTTGAAGGAGATTTAAGGACAGCGCTTAAGGACGATTGGAATAGTACAGTACCGATCTCAAGCTCAAACATAATAACTGTAGGTGGTCCAATGGCAAATGTTTTTGCCGAATATTATAATGAATTTACACAAGTAGTTTACAGGCAAAATAAGTTTGACTTTCTATTCTCGTCTGATTGGGGAGCTACATTCTACGGTTCTACAAGGGGTTACGCACTAGATACAAAAGTGCCAGGAACTCTCATTACAGATCTTGGTAGAGCAGGTATAGGGACACTATCAACATATATCGATATCAATGGTACTTTTAGTCTAATGGTATATGGCTATCGTGGCAAGGATACTTTCTGGGCATCTCAAGCCCTTTTCGATACTGAGTTGCCTATCTTTGTGGATGATGGTAATGGTGTGCTGGATTGGATAGATGAGAACGATAACAGCTTGATGGACCCAGAAGATAGTTTCGGTGATGATATAATGCTTGGTGAGATATATATCGATAATAATGGTGAATCGAAATGGTTCTTCCTTCCTGGCATAGTTGCCCTAAAAATGCAGAATCCTGGTGTAACGTCCTTAGTTATGTTAATATACTATGATATTCATCACTCAAGTCTCACGCAGGACTTTCCAGTGATTCTTCTAGTAGAGAAGCTTGGAACGATAACCGAGAAGCCACAACATCCAGAACCCTAAAGTCTTTTATATCCAGAAGGATGATGATAGAAGGGGTGTCCTGATTATCTAAAATGTTTACTGAAATTAGGTATGATTTGAATATGCATCTTTATTTGTACGAATCTTTTATGATTATAATGTTCACAAAAAGTCGGATAAATTTAAATTCTGAAATGTTTTTACCAATTAACGTTTAAAGATTTGGGGTTTATTATGAGAGTACTTCAAATAATTAGTGAGGTACCTCCTACAAAGAGTGGTTTTGCTAGGTGTATACAAAATCTTTCTGAATGTCTTAGAAAATTAGGTTGTGAAATTGACATCCTCTCCGTGAGAGACCTTCACCACACAATGGCTGGTGAAGTAAAGTTAGTATTAGGTAAAGGCATCTTAAACAAGATAATGTCCAAAAAATACGACATCATAAACATCCATGGACATACGCCTAGTTTTTCTGATGTTGCATTCATGCTAGGAAAGCTAACTCGGAAACCTATCGTTTATACTTTACATTGCCTAGTAAATTTTTACTTTTATCATCTTCCTAATCTTTACAACCTTTTTATAAATCACATCCTTCAATTCTCAGATGCAATAGTGGTTAGTTCAAAATCCTACTTAGAATATATTAAGGGATGTGAAAGGAAGTTTGTAATTCCATGGGCCGTGAATGCTGAACTTTTCCAAGGTGATCGTATTATGCATGATAGCTACAATGTGCTTTTTGTAGGTCAAATGAGATCATACAAAGGTCAAAAAATCCTACTACAAGCTGTAAAGGGCTTAGCAGCCGATCTTAGGATGGTAGGAGATGGACCTGACTTAATTTTTTATAAAGAATTAGCTAAAAATCTTAAATTGGATAATGTAAGATTTTATGGGAATGTGAGTGATACCGAGCTCAGACAATTGTATTTGAGCTCGGATGTTCTTGTTTTACCTAGCGTAAGTAAAAACGAAGCATTCGGACTTGTTACATTAGAGGCTGCAGCTAGTGGGTGTGCAGTAATAGCATCTGATTTACCCGGTGTTAGAGATGTTGTGAAAGATTTTGGACTTTTAGTAAAGCCTGGAAGTATAGAAAGCTTACGGGAGGCATTAAATTTCTTTCATGACCCCTCCGTAAGGGGACCCTTTATAGACAAGGGAAGACATGTGGTAACACAATACAGATGGGAAAATGTTGCCCAGAGCTATCTTGATGTATATGATACCGTAATAAATTGTAAAAATAAATCGGGGAACCTCAATGATTTTAAAGAAACTCCGTATCACCCCCATTAGACTTCTATTCATTTTTTACACCGTAATTCTAGCTATCATTTATCTCATGGCTGTACCACTAGAGTTAGGATATGAGTGGTACAACTTTTACGACTATCTAAATACAAATGATGTTATTCCTTACATAGAATATAGAGAAGGTTATCCACCAATTGGCTTTTTACCCTATTTTGCTGTGTATTTTATCACAGGTCAAAACGATCTTTTCTTCACTTACGGCTTTAGAGCTCTAAATTTAGTTCTACTTATATCAACCCTTTATCTGCTATTTCTTATAATTAAGTCTCTAAAAGGGGAGAGAAAGGCCCTCCAAACTTCCTTAATCTTTGCATTACTGCCATCAATAGCATTGACAAATGCATATTCTAATGATGTTATTGCCCTCTTTTTCTCAGCATTTGCCATTTACTATCTTATACAAAGGAGACCAGGTCTCACAGGTTTAATGATAGGATTAGGCGTAATGTCAAAAGGATTTCCTCTCCTTTTACTTATACCTTCAATTTTTTACTTCGATAAATGGAAGGAACGGTATAAGCTTATCAGGGCAACAGCCATTTTGATACTTGCTATATCTTTGCCATTTCTTATCTTTGATTTTTTTACGTACTACTCTACTTTTATACATCACGGGACAAGAGGACCCTGGGAGACTGTCTGGGCACTTATCGAAGGTTGGTATAGTCATGGAGGTTTTCTACATCCTGCATTCGATCAATTCTTTTATCACACCGATCTTTTAAATATGTACGATCTTTCACCATACGATCATGTATTCTATCTTTGGAACTATCCTTGGCTCCCCCCTCTTTTGACCATTGCTCCCTTTGCCTTGATTTTATTTGGAGTATTAATCTTTAAAGGAAAGAAACAATACATACTCCAATTTGTTGGATTTACATATTTCTCGTATATGTTTTTTTTTAAAGGGTACAGTACCCAGTTTTCTGTAACTTCTCCCTTCTATGTGCTTATAGCATTAGGTAGCTATATGGTGCCATTAATATTGGTCCTTGAATCCTCTCAAATGCTCCAATGGCTTACTTGGAATGCAGGATGGAGTGATCAGCACTATGTCCTTCTAGTATCCGCCATATTAATTAGGACAATTTTCTTTATCGTTATTCTTTATCAAACTTCTCACCATGCTTATTCTTTAAGACATAAAATATCTTTGAAAATCAATTATAAATGGGCCAAGATCAATATAGCTTCCACTTTAAAAAAGGCTTGGAAGCCTTCCATATTGGTAATTCTTTCGGTAGTTATTCTTATAGGGCTAGTCATTTCTGTTCAAAGTTCTATTAAATTTAATGAAACGGAGAAAAATGTAGAGCTCTCTCTAAATAGACCAGAATATATATCATTAGGAAAACTAGCGAAAGATGATCGAGTCATGCTGAAGCTTGAAACTCGATCAGAAGTTATTGTCCAAGTTGTCTCTCAACCTGAATCAAGGATTTTGGAGAAAGGGAATATAAATCCCCCTAGCTTTAGAGGCTACTTTGATGATACAAGATATTTTTTTGTAACCGATTATCCCTCAAGCTATACACTAAAGTTATTGATGGTCTACCCTTCCATCCCATTCCGTATC
Proteins encoded in this region:
- a CDS encoding glycosyltransferase family 4 protein — translated: MRVLQIISEVPPTKSGFARCIQNLSECLRKLGCEIDILSVRDLHHTMAGEVKLVLGKGILNKIMSKKYDIINIHGHTPSFSDVAFMLGKLTRKPIVYTLHCLVNFYFYHLPNLYNLFINHILQFSDAIVVSSKSYLEYIKGCERKFVIPWAVNAELFQGDRIMHDSYNVLFVGQMRSYKGQKILLQAVKGLAADLRMVGDGPDLIFYKELAKNLKLDNVRFYGNVSDTELRQLYLSSDVLVLPSVSKNEAFGLVTLEAAASGCAVIASDLPGVRDVVKDFGLLVKPGSIESLREALNFFHDPSVRGPFIDKGRHVVTQYRWENVAQSYLDVYDTVINCKNKSGNLNDFKETPYHPH
- a CDS encoding glycosyltransferase 87 family protein, yielding MILKKLRITPIRLLFIFYTVILAIIYLMAVPLELGYEWYNFYDYLNTNDVIPYIEYREGYPPIGFLPYFAVYFITGQNDLFFTYGFRALNLVLLISTLYLLFLIIKSLKGERKALQTSLIFALLPSIALTNAYSNDVIALFFSAFAIYYLIQRRPGLTGLMIGLGVMSKGFPLLLLIPSIFYFDKWKERYKLIRATAILILAISLPFLIFDFFTYYSTFIHHGTRGPWETVWALIEGWYSHGGFLHPAFDQFFYHTDLLNMYDLSPYDHVFYLWNYPWLPPLLTIAPFALILFGVLIFKGKKQYILQFVGFTYFSYMFFFKGYSTQFSVTSPFYVLIALGSYMVPLILVLESSQMLQWLTWNAGWSDQHYVLLVSAILIRTIFFIVILYQTSHHAYSLRHKISLKINYKWAKINIASTLKKAWKPSILVILSVVILIGLVISVQSSIKFNETEKNVELSLNRPEYISLGKLAKDDRVMLKLETRSEVIVQVVSQPESRILEKGNINPPSFRGYFDDTRYFFVTDYPSSYTLKLLMVYPSIPFRITDGLYGDADVNISAIEGNVSMLNITVEDRGVDKQNTLFRLAYPVDEIVDENFEVKLNLRLDKGNLSKILFDVFDITDDWLYTFNISSNVEKGSNWICFKLDKDSRDISGSTNILGDRISQLAISMLIEDGNGATVTIGNFEIQSNKGNVQVPLYAENNEEIDYAIYWSSKYHLEIQHFVIWFGFILCLIALDRELRILR